One stretch of Pedobacter riviphilus DNA includes these proteins:
- a CDS encoding prohibitin family protein, which yields MFLSIIGIIIIFVGFAVSNQNNVISRYSSITKIIGVVLVIIGLSFSMFKVIDAGQVGVKTVFGKVDNDVLYSGLNVINPIAVITPFDVKTQNYTMSGVHDEGNKQTDDALRVLSADGLEVIIDLSVLFRVKGSAAPNILREIGTDYLEKIVRPVSRTAIRDNAVAYDAVALYSSKRDEFQAKIFNTIEKSFAKRGLELEQLLVRNITLPASVKASIESKINAEQDAQKMTFVLQKERQEAERKRVEAQGIADYQRILSTGLSDRQLQYESILAQKEIAKSANTKVIIMGNGKNAPIILGGN from the coding sequence ATGTTCTTAAGTATCATCGGGATTATTATCATTTTTGTTGGTTTTGCAGTATCAAACCAAAATAACGTTATTAGCCGCTACAGCAGTATTACCAAAATTATTGGTGTGGTGCTGGTCATCATTGGCCTATCATTCTCCATGTTTAAAGTGATTGATGCTGGCCAGGTTGGCGTTAAAACAGTTTTTGGAAAAGTAGACAACGACGTTTTGTATAGTGGTTTAAACGTAATTAACCCCATTGCGGTAATCACTCCTTTTGATGTTAAAACCCAAAATTATACCATGTCTGGCGTGCATGATGAAGGTAATAAACAAACAGATGATGCACTACGTGTTTTATCTGCAGATGGCCTGGAGGTCATTATCGACCTTTCGGTACTATTCAGGGTAAAGGGAAGTGCTGCTCCGAATATTTTACGGGAAATAGGAACTGATTACCTGGAGAAGATTGTCCGCCCAGTTTCGCGTACTGCCATTAGAGATAATGCTGTAGCTTATGATGCTGTTGCACTGTACTCCAGTAAACGGGATGAATTTCAGGCAAAAATATTTAACACCATTGAGAAAAGTTTTGCCAAAAGAGGTTTAGAGCTAGAACAACTTTTGGTGCGCAACATTACCCTCCCTGCATCGGTAAAAGCGAGTATCGAATCGAAAATAAACGCAGAACAGGATGCCCAAAAGATGACTTTTGTACTCCAAAAAGAACGCCAGGAAGCAGAACGTAAAAGAGTGGAGGCCCAGGGTATTGCCGATTACCAGCGTATTCTTTCAACAGGATTGAGTGACAGGCAGCTTCAATATGAATCTATATTGGCTCAAAAAGAAATTGCGAAATCAGCAAATACAAAAGTCATCATCATGGGGAATGGAAAAAACGCTCCAATTATTTTAGGAGGAAATTAA
- a CDS encoding TonB-dependent receptor: MKTYLLMLLCLLSTKSFAQQSGSINGKIIDGKTNQPIEYVGIVLSSRADSTKKVGVVTNRAGEFSFNTVITGDYKISISAMGYNSITKNISVNGKNITLGILKMHEDAIVLKDVAVSGRYATATVKKDTIEFNADAYKTRPNAAVEDLLKKLPGVTVDKDGSILVQGQKVTRLTVDGKDFFGTDPKTATKNLPADAIAKVQLIDSKTQEAKATGIDDGQREKVLNLTIKEDKKKGWFGNANLAGGTTDKYGSYLSANHFNKNLQFAVLGMSNNINDASFGYDDLSSFSGGNIGNIFAPPAGGSFSINNNNGKVTVGGSGVFDNNAIGLYTTHSGGVNYSNSWGKNNKMALSGSYFTYFSSGLGNKLSNIQDLSSGDILRTLDNTDRNSNNQAHRFNFKAEYHPDSLTDIVLRPNVILNNTTNINNRSFRSDFDATGKANDGSQYYKQHNFTPALFGEFTVLRRLPNKKGSVSLRLNGTQNTYNSDWLNQSLLNQYANGGTTATNINQQANQENASKTYTINGNYARPLNQKWSANVAYGFTRSIVDAQQLTFDYNPTTDRYETIVPSLTNTFDNRNSLQTVGLGFIYTGKDWTYNFGLNGQQSLLNANVFNNIGVNMGNIEKSYYNLLPRLTVNFKNKANQTIAINYRASVNLPSVTDLQPVQNNTNPLYQRAGNPDLEARKNHRLSVNFNTFSPDNNRYWNGYFLYNLSFDDIGNDITYNNGVQTVKPINVNGNYYLRAGTFFGMPSKLKGLRMNYGMNFFTEHRTNFISSSKNITNRFEIGPNINWSYDIDDKFNAGIYAYLAYTKVNNTAEAAIDNKYFSLENTLNLSYEFIKDLRVEADLNHVGSAGRADGFNNNYFLLNAGINKFLMKRRVTLSLKGFDILNQNTSIDRIVNSSRIEDVRYNNITRYFYLSLNYKLTKVGANNERNNPRNTVN, encoded by the coding sequence ATGAAAACCTATTTATTGATGTTGTTGTGCCTGTTATCTACGAAATCTTTCGCACAACAGAGTGGTAGCATTAATGGAAAAATTATTGATGGAAAAACTAACCAACCAATCGAATATGTGGGTATCGTTCTGTCAAGCAGGGCCGATTCAACCAAAAAAGTAGGTGTAGTAACCAACAGAGCCGGAGAATTTTCCTTTAATACAGTGATTACCGGCGATTATAAAATCAGCATTTCCGCAATGGGTTATAATTCCATTACTAAAAACATAAGCGTAAACGGAAAAAACATAACATTGGGAATATTAAAAATGCATGAAGATGCCATAGTTCTTAAAGATGTTGCGGTGAGTGGCCGATATGCTACGGCAACAGTTAAAAAAGATACAATAGAATTTAATGCCGATGCGTATAAAACCAGACCAAATGCTGCGGTAGAAGATCTTTTGAAAAAACTCCCTGGTGTAACAGTTGATAAGGATGGGAGTATTTTGGTGCAGGGGCAAAAAGTTACCCGATTAACGGTTGATGGTAAAGACTTTTTTGGTACTGACCCCAAAACTGCAACCAAAAACCTACCGGCCGATGCCATAGCAAAAGTGCAATTGATTGATAGTAAAACACAAGAAGCCAAAGCAACCGGAATAGATGATGGGCAGCGCGAAAAGGTGTTAAATCTAACCATTAAAGAAGATAAGAAAAAAGGCTGGTTCGGAAATGCCAACCTTGCTGGTGGTACTACCGATAAATACGGAAGTTATTTAAGCGCCAATCATTTTAATAAAAACCTTCAATTTGCTGTTTTGGGTATGAGCAACAATATCAACGATGCCAGTTTTGGTTACGATGACCTGAGCAGTTTTAGTGGTGGCAATATTGGAAATATTTTTGCCCCACCTGCCGGAGGAAGTTTCTCTATCAATAACAATAACGGCAAGGTAACGGTTGGAGGAAGTGGTGTTTTTGATAACAATGCCATTGGATTGTATACCACCCATAGTGGAGGTGTAAACTACAGTAATTCGTGGGGTAAGAACAATAAGATGGCCCTTAGCGGAAGTTACTTTACTTATTTCTCTTCTGGCTTAGGTAACAAATTATCAAATATCCAGGATTTAAGCTCTGGAGATATTCTGCGTACTTTAGATAATACAGATCGGAACAGTAATAATCAGGCACATCGTTTTAACTTTAAAGCAGAATATCATCCCGATTCGTTAACCGATATTGTACTGCGGCCGAATGTAATCTTGAATAATACGACAAACATCAATAATCGGTCTTTCCGTTCTGATTTTGATGCTACCGGAAAGGCTAATGATGGAAGCCAGTACTACAAACAGCATAATTTTACGCCCGCTCTATTTGGAGAGTTTACCGTACTGAGAAGGTTGCCAAATAAGAAAGGTTCGGTTTCGCTGCGTTTAAATGGCACACAGAATACATATAATTCCGATTGGCTAAATCAATCTTTGCTTAATCAGTATGCAAATGGAGGTACTACTGCAACCAATATCAATCAACAGGCGAATCAGGAAAATGCTTCAAAAACCTATACCATTAATGGGAATTATGCAAGACCTTTAAATCAAAAATGGAGCGCAAATGTGGCTTATGGTTTTACACGCAGTATTGTAGATGCACAGCAGCTTACTTTCGATTATAACCCAACTACAGATCGTTACGAAACCATTGTTCCTTCATTAACCAATACTTTCGATAACCGCAATAGTCTGCAAACCGTAGGGTTGGGTTTCATCTATACCGGCAAAGACTGGACTTATAATTTTGGATTAAACGGACAGCAAAGTTTATTAAATGCAAACGTATTTAATAATATTGGGGTCAACATGGGCAACATCGAAAAATCGTATTATAATTTATTGCCACGCTTAACAGTAAATTTTAAGAATAAAGCCAACCAAACAATCGCTATAAATTACAGAGCGAGTGTTAACCTGCCATCGGTAACCGATTTACAGCCTGTGCAGAACAATACCAATCCGTTATATCAAAGAGCTGGAAACCCTGATCTCGAAGCCAGAAAAAATCACCGTCTCTCGGTAAACTTTAATACCTTCAGCCCTGATAATAACCGCTATTGGAACGGCTATTTCTTGTATAATTTATCTTTTGATGATATCGGCAACGATATTACCTACAACAATGGGGTTCAAACGGTTAAACCCATTAATGTAAACGGCAATTATTATCTGCGTGCCGGAACATTTTTCGGGATGCCATCCAAACTTAAGGGCTTAAGGATGAACTATGGAATGAACTTTTTTACCGAACACAGAACAAATTTTATCAGCAGCTCTAAAAACATTACCAATAGGTTTGAAATCGGACCAAATATTAACTGGAGTTATGATATTGATGATAAATTTAATGCTGGTATTTATGCTTACCTAGCCTATACCAAAGTAAATAACACAGCCGAAGCAGCCATTGATAATAAATATTTCAGTTTGGAGAATACACTTAACCTGAGCTACGAGTTTATTAAAGATTTAAGGGTAGAGGCCGATCTGAACCATGTTGGCTCAGCGGGCCGTGCCGATGGGTTTAACAATAATTACTTTTTGCTAAATGCCGGGATAAATAAATTTTTAATGAAACGCAGGGTAACTTTAAGTTTGAAAGGTTTTGATATTTTGAACCAAAACACGAGTATAGATAGGATTGTAAACAGTAGCCGGATTGAGGATGTACGGTACAATAACATTACCAGGTATTTTTATTTATCTTTAAATTATAAATTGACCAAAGTAGGGGCAAACAACGAAAGAAATAATCCACGTAATACGGTGAATTAG
- a CDS encoding SusC/RagA family TonB-linked outer membrane protein, with translation MKIKSLLIFGAVGLLWLNESKASADLNHHANLNPEEMGANHFADITIKGKITDKSGPVPGVTITLKSNPSIGTSTDGSGNFAITVPADGILIIKSVGFKTQEIPVQGKTTINISLEEENNNLSDVVVVGYSSKKQGELSSSVSVISAEKLKGVASNDVISMIQGKAPGVVVSSGSGDPTSAPKMTIRGIGSINGGTAPLLVVDGNILGAYGTEGATYSPNDVESVTILKDAAATGLYGSRAGSGVIIVTTKTGKAGEAKIEFSSTVGFNSPSTGHFKLMNSQQLYDYQKTFSNPDPSVLKNDTNWWDLATQNGMTQNYTLSASGGTEKTRYYIAGNFYREQGTVINNDKNAYNLRANLSSQLTKKLKLSLLLNGVFTRNNYANSNTLGDGYLNLPFDPAYNADGTPVDPRITPTWKGRDVENFLHSTQYNLSYQRSLNLSADVNLDYNIVKNLTFSSYNRTTFYNTFAVDYYDKRTKEGGATNGSLYNSTTYKNRLLSSNRLKYENSFGENHLTVLAVGEAEKSYYDEANLNGKNLPAGRPVMSTATDIISNPSGGQMNIILVNI, from the coding sequence ATGAAGATTAAATCTTTACTGATTTTTGGTGCAGTTGGCTTATTATGGCTTAATGAAAGTAAAGCCTCTGCCGATCTAAACCATCACGCAAACCTTAACCCCGAGGAAATGGGGGCTAATCATTTTGCTGATATTACCATCAAAGGGAAAATAACCGATAAATCTGGTCCAGTTCCTGGAGTAACCATCACTTTAAAATCAAATCCAAGCATCGGCACTTCTACTGATGGATCTGGTAATTTTGCAATCACTGTGCCTGCTGATGGCATTTTAATCATTAAATCTGTAGGTTTTAAAACACAGGAAATTCCTGTTCAGGGCAAAACTACAATCAACATTAGCCTCGAGGAAGAAAATAACAACCTGAGCGACGTAGTGGTGGTTGGTTATTCGTCAAAAAAGCAAGGAGAATTATCGAGTTCTGTTTCGGTAATTTCTGCCGAAAAGTTAAAGGGGGTAGCATCTAACGATGTAATTTCCATGATTCAGGGTAAAGCTCCTGGTGTTGTGGTTTCTTCTGGCAGTGGAGATCCAACTTCTGCTCCTAAAATGACAATAAGGGGTATAGGAAGTATTAATGGTGGAACAGCGCCGTTGTTAGTGGTAGATGGAAATATTCTTGGTGCTTACGGTACCGAAGGTGCTACTTATAGTCCAAATGATGTAGAATCTGTTACCATTTTAAAAGATGCTGCGGCTACGGGCTTATATGGCTCACGCGCAGGTAGTGGAGTTATCATCGTAACCACTAAAACGGGTAAAGCGGGAGAGGCAAAAATAGAATTCAGTTCAACAGTAGGTTTTAACTCACCTTCTACTGGTCATTTCAAATTGATGAACAGTCAGCAATTGTATGATTATCAAAAAACATTTTCAAATCCAGATCCATCTGTTTTAAAAAATGATACCAATTGGTGGGATTTGGCTACCCAAAACGGAATGACGCAGAATTATACCCTGTCTGCATCAGGAGGTACAGAAAAAACAAGGTATTATATCGCCGGTAACTTTTATAGAGAACAGGGTACAGTAATCAATAACGATAAAAATGCCTATAACTTAAGGGCGAATTTAAGTAGCCAGTTAACCAAAAAACTTAAATTGAGTTTATTGTTAAACGGTGTATTTACCAGAAATAACTATGCTAACAGCAATACACTTGGAGATGGTTATTTAAATCTCCCTTTCGACCCTGCATACAATGCAGATGGAACACCTGTTGATCCGCGGATTACACCAACCTGGAAAGGCCGCGATGTAGAAAACTTTCTTCATTCTACGCAGTATAACCTTTCTTATCAAAGAAGCTTAAATTTAAGTGCCGATGTAAATTTAGATTACAACATTGTAAAGAACTTAACTTTCTCCAGTTATAACAGAACCACTTTTTACAACACCTTTGCTGTAGATTATTACGATAAAAGAACTAAAGAGGGTGGTGCAACCAACGGCTCATTATATAACTCCACAACATATAAAAACAGATTGTTAAGCTCAAACAGGTTGAAATATGAAAATAGTTTTGGCGAAAACCATTTAACCGTATTGGCAGTTGGCGAAGCTGAAAAATCATATTATGATGAAGCTAATCTAAATGGTAAAAATCTTCCGGCAGGCCGTCCGGTAATGTCTACTGCAACCGATATTATCAGTAATCCATCCGGGGGACAAATGAATATAATTTTAGTAAATATTTAA
- a CDS encoding rhodanese-like domain-containing protein, giving the protein MKTKIITIMLFSIVYLCNTQTTPPVKRKANIDFDAYEKLIPKVKAHRKNKLVDLPTFLKMAAEKGTVILDTRSDSLYKRKHVKGAIHLNFSDFTQQNLLRLIPSADTRILIYCNNNFVDDAANFASKVVVPVLVKKKIAPISLALNIPTYINLYGYGYRNVYELSELVSTLDKRITFEGTHVKNIAVNAQALKVN; this is encoded by the coding sequence ATGAAAACAAAAATCATTACAATCATGCTTTTTAGTATTGTGTATCTATGTAATACGCAAACTACTCCACCTGTTAAAAGAAAGGCCAATATAGATTTTGATGCTTATGAAAAATTAATACCCAAGGTTAAAGCCCACCGAAAAAACAAGCTTGTAGATTTGCCCACCTTCTTAAAAATGGCCGCAGAAAAAGGCACCGTTATTTTAGATACCCGATCAGATAGCCTATACAAGCGGAAACACGTTAAAGGGGCAATACATCTTAACTTCTCCGATTTTACCCAACAAAACCTGCTCAGGCTTATACCTAGTGCGGATACCAGAATATTAATCTATTGCAACAACAACTTTGTAGATGATGCAGCCAATTTTGCCAGCAAAGTAGTGGTACCTGTTTTAGTAAAGAAAAAAATAGCGCCTATTTCATTGGCCTTAAATATCCCTACTTATATTAATTTATATGGATATGGGTACCGAAATGTTTATGAGCTTTCTGAACTGGTAAGCACATTAGATAAAAGAATAACTTTTGAAGGTACGCATGTTAAAAACATTGCGGTTAACGCACAAGCATTAAAAGTTAACTAA
- a CDS encoding discoidin domain-containing protein: MKNIRIYALCLLLSGAAISSCKKEKSLELTSNLEEVVLDRTGWTATASSQETTNLPGTVLDGNTNTFWSSNTTATFPHWLLIDMKKQTVVTKIGLTAKQGDSKGFTKFRLEGSNDGTSFTVIGEFTFNPATFTEQAFTLSPARNVRYLKLTALEKAATQTGNITFLSEFSAIGLQERKPLTDIALSKTGWTATASSEVNYPGDETNLAAYVVDVISAKSPTAPSVPSFWQADYDVLHPYPHWIIVDMKKASLLSYIGLNAHTDPKQGFSKFSISGSVDGVTFSQLGDDRTFNPTTVNEQKFAVSPAAPVRFVKITLLEGSNYPCLANFEGYVKR; this comes from the coding sequence ATGAAAAATATCAGAATATATGCTTTATGCCTGCTTTTATCGGGAGCAGCAATAAGCTCATGTAAAAAAGAAAAAAGTCTGGAATTAACTTCCAATTTAGAAGAAGTAGTACTGGATCGTACCGGATGGACAGCCACAGCCTCCAGCCAGGAGACGACTAACTTACCCGGAACTGTTTTAGATGGAAACACCAACACTTTTTGGAGCTCGAATACTACCGCTACATTTCCACATTGGTTATTAATCGATATGAAAAAACAGACGGTGGTAACAAAAATCGGTTTAACCGCAAAACAGGGCGACTCGAAAGGTTTTACCAAATTTAGATTGGAAGGCAGTAACGACGGAACCAGTTTTACAGTTATTGGCGAGTTTACGTTTAATCCTGCCACTTTTACCGAACAGGCATTTACCTTATCGCCTGCCAGGAATGTACGTTATCTTAAATTAACTGCTTTAGAAAAAGCTGCAACACAAACAGGTAACATTACATTTTTGTCAGAATTTAGTGCTATCGGTTTGCAGGAAAGAAAGCCGCTTACCGATATTGCATTGAGCAAAACAGGATGGACAGCAACAGCTTCGAGTGAAGTAAATTATCCTGGCGATGAAACCAATTTAGCGGCTTATGTGGTAGATGTAATTTCGGCCAAAAGTCCAACCGCACCAAGCGTTCCATCATTCTGGCAGGCCGATTACGATGTGCTGCATCCATATCCGCATTGGATTATTGTTGATATGAAAAAGGCAAGTTTACTTTCTTATATCGGTCTTAACGCCCATACCGACCCAAAACAAGGTTTTAGCAAATTTTCTATTTCGGGAAGTGTAGATGGCGTTACCTTTTCTCAATTGGGCGATGATCGGACCTTTAACCCAACTACAGTAAACGAACAGAAGTTTGCGGTTTCACCTGCTGCTCCTGTCAGATTTGTAAAAATTACTTTATTGGAAGGGTCAAATTACCCTTGCCTGGCGAATTTTGAGGGGTATGTGAAACGCTAA
- a CDS encoding MmpS family transport accessory protein has product MKNIFYCFLLITVMSGCSLSMHYLKKGKIAVPQKESYLVSYQALLDENTTGKISYIDENGKRQKLKGIKGKWEKVLTLKPGSNGHIKITAKGDKARGEFKVLVDGKVISEQILTNKKVLYGLDFYLP; this is encoded by the coding sequence ATGAAAAATATTTTCTACTGTTTTTTGCTGATTACTGTAATGAGTGGCTGCTCTTTGAGCATGCATTATTTAAAAAAAGGAAAAATAGCTGTTCCTCAGAAGGAAAGTTATCTAGTAAGCTATCAGGCTTTATTGGATGAAAACACAACAGGAAAGATTTCTTACATTGATGAAAATGGAAAGCGGCAAAAATTAAAAGGTATTAAAGGGAAATGGGAAAAGGTACTTACATTAAAACCAGGAAGTAACGGTCATATAAAAATTACGGCCAAAGGTGATAAAGCCAGGGGTGAATTTAAAGTTTTAGTGGATGGAAAGGTAATCAGTGAACAAATTCTGACCAATAAAAAAGTATTGTATGGTCTTGATTTCTATTTGCCTTAA
- a CDS encoding RagB/SusD family nutrient uptake outer membrane protein yields the protein MKANQIKIYIAALALVFSVSACKKEVKPSTAIDDESALTNPGDIETATIGTYAVLRNATYVRSAHFLTEFQGDNVAQGQPSSDDLSRCYRYTHIPTGTHGANFWKQAYYVIVAANKIIAAIPDNSSVDLKQLKGENLYLKGMMEFNLVRVFGRPYTQGNGENPGVPILKEGVPAGTPARNTVKEVYAAAIADLLKAADLMTVAKADIFASKEVAYALLSRIYLNMGDNANAIKYADLVIASGRYKLLQGADYASYFTKTPEANSETIFAIRYTKTEDQDFGAIGSMYYSGTPGALSTPGAQGNTGYGEIYASQQYMAELDKNPADLRHSFIAPYKINGVLQVNTKIAPNVPMYYVTKYNLQEGIANLSSPVYLRLAEMYLNKAEANAKLGNAQLALDDVNLIRTRAGIPVLTLTGIAAANKTALDVVLEERRLEFAFEGQRAYDLFRNNRPMTRNYPGTHALNNTPNTNITQTILPTDARVIFYVPQYEIDNNKNLTQNP from the coding sequence ATGAAAGCGAATCAAATTAAAATATATATAGCCGCACTGGCATTGGTTTTTAGTGTAAGTGCTTGTAAAAAGGAAGTCAAACCATCAACAGCCATTGATGATGAATCTGCATTGACAAACCCTGGTGATATTGAGACCGCAACAATTGGTACTTATGCTGTGCTAAGAAATGCGACTTATGTTAGGAGTGCGCATTTTTTAACAGAATTTCAGGGAGATAATGTGGCTCAAGGACAACCATCTTCTGATGATCTTTCGAGATGTTATCGTTATACCCATATTCCCACAGGGACACATGGCGCTAACTTTTGGAAACAAGCTTATTACGTTATTGTTGCTGCAAATAAGATTATAGCAGCTATTCCAGATAATTCGAGCGTAGATTTGAAGCAGCTTAAAGGCGAAAATCTTTACCTAAAAGGAATGATGGAGTTTAACCTGGTTCGCGTATTTGGAAGACCGTATACACAGGGCAATGGTGAAAATCCGGGTGTTCCCATTTTAAAGGAAGGTGTACCTGCAGGCACTCCAGCAAGAAATACCGTTAAAGAGGTGTACGCCGCTGCCATTGCCGATTTATTAAAGGCAGCAGATTTAATGACGGTAGCAAAGGCGGATATCTTTGCATCGAAGGAAGTTGCTTATGCTTTGCTATCTCGTATTTACTTAAACATGGGTGATAATGCCAATGCAATAAAATATGCCGATCTGGTAATCGCTTCTGGTCGTTATAAATTGCTTCAGGGTGCAGATTATGCAAGTTACTTCACTAAAACTCCAGAAGCCAATTCGGAAACCATTTTTGCCATCCGTTATACCAAAACAGAAGATCAGGATTTTGGTGCGATTGGTTCCATGTATTACAGCGGTACACCAGGTGCTTTATCTACCCCAGGGGCTCAAGGCAATACCGGTTACGGCGAAATTTATGCTTCTCAGCAGTATATGGCAGAGCTAGATAAAAATCCTGCAGATTTAAGGCACAGCTTTATTGCGCCCTATAAAATTAATGGTGTGTTACAGGTAAATACTAAAATAGCTCCCAATGTGCCGATGTATTATGTCACCAAATACAATTTGCAGGAAGGGATTGCAAATTTAAGCTCGCCTGTTTATTTGCGCTTGGCAGAAATGTACCTTAATAAAGCTGAAGCCAATGCCAAACTGGGCAATGCACAATTGGCTCTTGATGATGTTAATCTGATCCGTACCAGAGCAGGAATTCCTGTGTTAACACTTACAGGTATTGCGGCGGCAAATAAAACAGCATTAGATGTAGTTTTAGAAGAACGCAGACTGGAATTTGCTTTCGAAGGCCAGCGTGCTTATGATTTATTCAGAAACAACAGGCCTATGACCCGGAATTATCCTGGTACACATGCTTTAAATAATACGCCAAACACCAATATTACGCAAACAATTCTGCCTACTGATGCCCGTGTTATTTTTTACGTTCCACAGTACGAGATAGACAATAACAAAAATCTAACTCAAAACCCTTAG
- a CDS encoding TonB-dependent receptor domain-containing protein, protein MHENSSRFGLNKSGGDFYQLGASWILSNEQFLKEVKPISFLKLRASYGTTGNAEIGDYPSLGLYAIDASASYGGLPGARPDQKGNPDLTWEKQKTANIGLDIGFWNRIDLTVDLYDKRSNALLFKVPLPSTDGYGYIFQNVGALKNRGLEFSINTKNFTGEFQWETNFNMAFNRNTILGLTEGKDAINPGGSQPKAVGRDIYDWKMPIWAGVDPNNGDPLWEKVITDADGVNHIAVTNTYAQATRQYTGTSASPKFTGGFTNTFSYKGISLSAFFNFVYGNEVYNNSRAYFDNDGLYESYNAMVLKSGWSRWEKVGDVATHPKPVLGGNHDSNQQSSRYLEDGSYIRLRNITLGYQIPTSWLSKIKISSARIFVSGDNLWTGTKFSGIDPEVVLAPDDNDPNVVPGSSSFRYPISKKILFGVNISL, encoded by the coding sequence GTGCACGAAAATTCTTCGCGTTTTGGTTTAAACAAAAGCGGTGGCGATTTTTATCAGTTAGGTGCTTCATGGATTTTGAGCAACGAACAATTTTTAAAAGAAGTTAAACCGATTAGTTTCTTAAAATTAAGAGCAAGTTATGGTACAACGGGTAATGCCGAAATTGGCGATTATCCATCTTTAGGACTATATGCCATTGATGCCTCAGCCAGTTATGGTGGTTTGCCTGGGGCTAGGCCCGATCAAAAAGGCAATCCCGATTTAACTTGGGAAAAGCAAAAAACAGCCAATATTGGTTTGGATATCGGTTTTTGGAATAGGATAGATTTAACGGTTGATTTATATGATAAACGCTCTAATGCGCTATTGTTTAAAGTGCCATTGCCTTCAACTGATGGTTACGGATATATTTTCCAAAACGTTGGTGCCTTAAAAAACAGAGGGCTTGAGTTTAGCATCAATACTAAAAACTTTACAGGTGAGTTCCAATGGGAAACCAATTTCAATATGGCCTTTAACCGCAATACCATCTTAGGCCTTACTGAAGGAAAGGATGCTATTAATCCGGGCGGTTCCCAGCCAAAGGCGGTAGGTCGTGATATTTATGATTGGAAAATGCCGATTTGGGCAGGAGTAGATCCGAACAATGGCGATCCGCTTTGGGAAAAAGTAATTACCGATGCAGATGGGGTAAACCATATCGCGGTGACCAATACTTACGCTCAGGCTACCCGCCAATATACTGGAACATCGGCTTCACCAAAATTTACAGGAGGTTTTACCAATACCTTTAGCTATAAAGGGATTTCCCTAAGCGCATTTTTCAATTTTGTTTATGGCAATGAAGTGTATAACAATAGCCGTGCTTATTTTGATAATGATGGTTTGTACGAAAGTTATAATGCAATGGTATTAAAATCGGGCTGGAGCAGATGGGAAAAAGTTGGAGATGTTGCTACACACCCGAAACCAGTTTTAGGTGGTAACCATGATTCCAATCAACAATCATCACGTTACCTGGAAGATGGAAGTTATATCCGTTTGCGCAACATTACACTCGGCTATCAGATTCCAACAAGCTGGTTAAGTAAAATTAAAATAAGTAGTGCCCGGATTTTTGTTAGTGGCGATAATCTTTGGACAGGAACTAAATTTTCGGGTATAGACCCTGAGGTTGTACTGGCGCCAGATGATAATGATCCCAATGTTGTGCCGGGAAGTTCAAGTTTTAGATACCCGATCAGCAAAAAAATATTGTTTGGTGTAAACATTAGTTTATAG
- a CDS encoding VF530 family protein produces the protein MAEQQKNNPLHGITLEKMVTDLQVHYGWEKLGALIRIDCFNNNQSIKSSLKFLRRMPWARKKVEELYLDTFV, from the coding sequence ATGGCCGAACAGCAAAAAAACAATCCATTACATGGTATTACCTTAGAGAAAATGGTAACCGATCTGCAGGTGCACTATGGTTGGGAAAAACTTGGAGCACTGATCAGGATCGATTGTTTTAACAATAACCAGAGCATTAAATCCAGTTTAAAATTCTTAAGGAGAATGCCCTGGGCCCGTAAAAAGGTAGAAGAATTATATCTGGATACTTTTGTATAA